Proteins encoded in a region of the Chryseobacterium piperi genome:
- the folE gene encoding GTP cyclohydrolase I FolE: MVDFTDNDDDIFTGKEHTPIREDAFDKSPQEKIEKITQLFGEIMETLGMDMTDDSLKDSPKRVAKMYVNEIFGGLLPENKPGISTFSNKYKYRQMLVEKDITVYSFCEHHFLPIIGKAHVAYISNGEVIGLSKINRIVDYYAKRPQVQERLTMQIVNALKEALGTKDVACIIDAKHLCVNCRGIKDTASSTITAELSGIFRTNPITRQEFLHYVGTHTTLG, translated from the coding sequence ATGGTTGATTTTACTGATAACGACGATGATATTTTCACAGGAAAAGAACATACGCCTATAAGGGAAGATGCTTTTGATAAATCGCCACAGGAAAAAATAGAAAAGATTACTCAGCTTTTTGGGGAGATTATGGAAACATTGGGAATGGATATGACCGATGATTCATTAAAGGATTCTCCTAAGCGTGTTGCAAAGATGTACGTCAATGAAATTTTCGGAGGGTTACTCCCTGAGAATAAGCCGGGAATTTCTACCTTTTCTAATAAGTATAAATACCGACAAATGTTGGTAGAAAAAGATATCACAGTATATTCATTTTGTGAGCATCACTTTTTACCGATTATTGGAAAAGCACATGTTGCCTATATTTCGAATGGTGAGGTGATTGGGCTTTCAAAGATTAACAGGATTGTTGATTATTATGCCAAAAGACCTCAGGTACAGGAAAGGCTGACCATGCAGATTGTAAATGCTTTGAAAGAAGCTTTGGGAACAAAAGATGTTGCATGTATCATTGATGCGAAGCATCTTTGTGTCAACTGCAGAGGGATCAAAGATACCGCAAGTTCTACGATTACGGCTGAATTGAGTGGTATTTTCAGAACGAATCCAATTACAAGACAGGAATTCTTGCATTATGTGGGAACTCATACGACATTGGGGTAA
- the cysS gene encoding cysteine--tRNA ligase yields the protein MQLKIYNSLTAEKEIFKPILEGNVGMYVCGPTVYSNVHLGNVRTFLSFDFIYRTLMHLGYKVRYVRNITDAGHLTDDGNVENDRFVKQTRLEKLEPMEIVQKYTVDFHKVLDLFNLLPPNIEPTATGHIVEQIELTQKLIERGFAYESNGSVYFDVLEYNKRGLNYGELSKRNIEELFANTRDLDGQGEKKNPQDFALWKKASPAHIMRWNSPWGEGFPGWHLECTAMSTKYLGEKFDIHGGGMDLKFPHHECEIAQGKACNDTEPVNYWMHANMLTMNGQRMSKSTGNYILPMQLVTGENDFFEKPFHPTIVRFCFLQAHYRSVLDISNDAMIASEKGFLRLMEAVKILNSITPNDDKKSDFNLQDWKAKCYDALTDDFNSPILIAHLFEAVKFIFALNDGKETISTKDLEELKSLLNAFIFEVLGLQAIEENNNEKLDQTLQVLIELRNQARKSKNFDLSDQIRDKLLAEGIELKDGRDGTTYVLN from the coding sequence ATGCAATTAAAAATATATAACTCGCTTACAGCGGAAAAAGAAATATTTAAGCCCATCTTAGAAGGAAATGTAGGAATGTACGTTTGTGGCCCTACAGTATACAGTAATGTACATTTGGGAAATGTAAGAACCTTCCTTTCTTTCGACTTTATCTACCGTACCCTAATGCATTTGGGATATAAGGTACGATATGTGAGAAATATCACTGATGCAGGTCACCTTACAGATGATGGAAATGTTGAAAATGACAGGTTTGTAAAACAGACTCGTCTTGAAAAACTGGAACCCATGGAAATCGTACAGAAATATACAGTTGACTTCCATAAGGTTTTGGACCTGTTTAATTTACTGCCTCCCAATATTGAACCTACAGCGACAGGACATATTGTTGAACAAATTGAATTAACTCAAAAGCTCATTGAAAGAGGTTTTGCTTATGAAAGTAATGGTTCTGTATATTTTGATGTTCTTGAATACAACAAAAGAGGATTGAATTACGGAGAACTTTCAAAACGTAATATAGAAGAACTTTTTGCGAATACCCGTGATTTGGATGGACAGGGAGAAAAGAAGAATCCACAGGATTTTGCCTTATGGAAAAAAGCTTCCCCGGCTCATATCATGCGTTGGAATTCGCCTTGGGGAGAAGGTTTTCCCGGATGGCATCTGGAGTGTACAGCAATGAGTACTAAATATCTGGGCGAAAAGTTTGATATTCATGGAGGAGGAATGGATTTAAAATTCCCACACCACGAGTGTGAAATTGCTCAGGGAAAAGCTTGCAATGATACAGAACCTGTAAATTATTGGATGCATGCCAATATGTTGACTATGAACGGTCAGCGTATGAGTAAATCAACCGGAAATTATATTTTGCCAATGCAGTTGGTAACAGGCGAAAATGATTTTTTCGAGAAACCGTTTCATCCGACTATTGTGCGTTTTTGCTTCCTACAGGCTCATTACAGAAGCGTGTTGGATATTTCCAATGATGCTATGATTGCAAGTGAAAAAGGCTTTCTCAGATTAATGGAAGCTGTGAAGATCTTGAATTCTATCACGCCAAACGATGATAAAAAATCAGACTTTAACCTTCAGGATTGGAAGGCAAAATGTTATGATGCCTTAACGGACGATTTTAACTCTCCGATTTTAATTGCTCATTTATTTGAGGCTGTGAAGTTTATTTTTGCTTTAAATGATGGTAAAGAAACCATCTCAACAAAAGATTTAGAAGAGTTAAAGTCACTTTTAAATGCTTTTATTTTTGAGGTGCTGGGATTACAGGCTATTGAAGAAAATAATAACGAAAAATTGGATCAGACTTTACAGGTTTTAATCGAGCTGAGAAATCAGGCCCGTAAATCTAAAAACTTTGATCTTTCAGATCAGATCAGAGATAAGCTGCTTGCTGAAGGTATTGAATTAAAAGATGGAAGGGATGGAACAACTTATGTTTTAAATTAA
- a CDS encoding T9SS type A sorting domain-containing protein codes for MISDAENNFYVFSASGNVFKVMTKELKAKFVGKVTGIPENYSVNGSAVNAAGRVVVASAKGAPLYEVDLKTLIAKQLPGNLNLPIYDLASQYFANDKGVKGNVLSKLDVFPTRVDDGVINIMGNDKTIKGNLSLMILDMSGKNVLKQNLAVKDGSVSQQINLGNLVNGTYIVNITDHSGKAILSKKIIVND; via the coding sequence ATGATATCTGACGCAGAAAATAATTTCTATGTGTTTTCAGCATCCGGAAATGTTTTTAAAGTAATGACAAAAGAACTCAAAGCGAAGTTTGTTGGAAAGGTTACTGGTATTCCTGAAAATTATTCTGTTAATGGTTCAGCTGTCAATGCTGCCGGAAGGGTTGTTGTTGCCAGTGCAAAAGGAGCTCCTTTATATGAAGTGGACTTAAAGACTCTGATCGCAAAACAGCTTCCGGGGAATTTGAATCTTCCCATCTATGATTTGGCGAGTCAATATTTTGCGAATGATAAGGGAGTAAAAGGAAATGTCTTATCAAAGCTGGATGTTTTCCCGACAAGAGTTGATGATGGGGTAATCAATATCATGGGCAATGATAAAACGATAAAGGGAAATCTTTCTCTAATGATATTGGATATGTCAGGTAAAAATGTGTTAAAACAGAATTTAGCAGTAAAAGATGGTAGTGTCAGTCAGCAGATAAACTTAGGTAATCTCGTAAATGGCACCTATATAGTAAATATTACTGACCATTCAGGAAAAGCAATATTGAGTAAGAAGATTATTGTGAATGATTAA
- a CDS encoding T9SS type A sorting domain-containing protein, which produces MKRKLLSLSSLLIGFFGFSQTVVYFKYDEAGNQRYRGPNINAKKAPEELKKEAQPETQEKPVASIQQNTAMDEKTFWKQVRLYPVPVNDFLTIDWTDEANELIESVSLYQHSTVHWKFQQQNIPSLNKQLKINMSGFEWGVYVLRFTLKDGRIFSRNITKR; this is translated from the coding sequence ATGAAAAGAAAATTACTTTCTCTATCCTCATTATTAATAGGATTCTTTGGTTTTTCTCAAACCGTAGTTTATTTCAAATATGATGAAGCTGGAAATCAACGATACAGGGGTCCTAATATCAATGCTAAAAAAGCTCCGGAAGAACTAAAAAAGGAAGCTCAACCTGAAACTCAGGAGAAACCAGTTGCTTCTATACAACAGAATACAGCGATGGATGAAAAAACATTCTGGAAACAAGTCAGACTCTACCCTGTTCCGGTTAATGATTTTCTTACCATAGACTGGACTGACGAAGCAAATGAATTGATAGAATCTGTTTCGCTTTACCAGCATAGTACGGTCCACTGGAAATTTCAGCAGCAAAACATTCCAAGCTTAAATAAACAATTAAAAATCAATATGTCTGGTTTTGAATGGGGTGTTTATGTTCTTCGTTTCACCTTGAAGGACGGAAGGATATTCAGCAGAAATATTACGAAGAGATAG
- a CDS encoding 4-alpha-glucanotransferase, with the protein MKLYFNIGYSAKIGECLQVVINEEGAAPKTHTMLYAENGLWKCEVDYFSKIISYQYQLVDERGLVLREEFVSHHLNFPHNYKEFLIFDEWNNKNFPENYLNNKILHHKLNQFVPEKVTVLKKHTHVFRIEAPVYNSDWKVVLFGSTASLGNWDYEKVIHLSQIDFGIWEASVEIPENEFIQFKYCLYDTSVDKVVDVETGENRFTVPNLQQDVLQIVSNHYFKFKLYQMYHDAGVAVPVFSLRSENGFGVGEFSDIKLLADWAKETDLGIIQILPINDTTANYSWTDSYPYAAVSVYALHPQYLSLENLDYPLPKDLVEEYRVEKNALNALDLIDYEKMISGKWKYLKAVFNLEKDKIYKDRNFKKFIKDNDSWLIPYCAFCVLRDKYKTPNFNDWKTHKKYIAGKISPFFSVKNKEYDSSMLHAWIQFQLHKQLKEAVDYTHSLGVSLKGDLPIGIYRYSVEAWAEPELFGMDFQAGAPPDQFTELGQNWEFPTYNWEAMKEDDYRWWKNRFKALEQYFDAMRIDHILGFFRIWRMPISATQGILGYFYPAVPIVADEFKAWNIPFNFDRYCKPFINDQILWNYFGEESSKALEFLNNNFDGTYSFKEEFDSQRKLSDYFKKNPQGALEEKLISLCANVLFVTEEINGEVVYHLRFNVYSTDSYHYLSDWEKKAIYDLYHDYFFRRQDQLWYEGAMEKLPVILNATKMLICGEDLGMVPACVPVVMDELAIVALKVQRMPAENIPFYNPKNASYLNVVTASSHDSSTLRQWWKEDPALTQKYFNQQLGQYGSAPEELNEDLAEIIMKQHLYNDAMLAVFPIQEFLATDRELVNPKIDNERINNPAVFPHYWRYRMHLNLEDLKEKKVFNQKISDWVRGSGRL; encoded by the coding sequence ATGAAATTATACTTTAATATAGGTTACAGCGCAAAAATTGGAGAATGTTTACAGGTGGTGATCAATGAAGAAGGGGCTGCACCTAAAACTCATACAATGCTTTATGCAGAGAATGGTTTGTGGAAATGTGAGGTAGATTATTTTTCAAAAATTATTTCTTATCAATATCAGTTGGTCGATGAAAGAGGACTTGTTTTAAGGGAAGAATTTGTTTCCCATCATCTTAATTTTCCTCATAACTATAAAGAGTTTTTAATTTTCGATGAGTGGAACAATAAAAATTTTCCGGAAAATTATCTTAACAATAAAATTCTACATCATAAACTTAATCAATTTGTTCCTGAAAAGGTAACAGTTTTAAAGAAGCATACGCATGTATTCAGAATAGAGGCTCCGGTTTATAACTCCGACTGGAAGGTGGTTCTCTTTGGAAGTACAGCATCGCTAGGGAATTGGGATTATGAAAAAGTGATTCACTTATCTCAGATTGATTTTGGAATTTGGGAAGCATCAGTTGAGATCCCGGAAAATGAATTTATACAATTTAAATACTGCCTTTATGATACCAGTGTAGATAAGGTTGTTGACGTAGAAACAGGGGAAAACAGATTTACGGTACCGAATCTACAGCAAGATGTTTTACAAATTGTTTCCAACCACTATTTTAAGTTCAAATTGTATCAGATGTACCACGATGCTGGAGTAGCAGTTCCCGTATTTTCCTTAAGAAGTGAAAATGGGTTTGGTGTTGGTGAATTTTCGGATATAAAACTCCTGGCAGATTGGGCGAAAGAGACTGATCTTGGCATTATTCAGATTCTTCCAATCAATGATACTACAGCTAATTATTCCTGGACAGATTCTTATCCTTATGCTGCAGTTTCTGTATACGCTCTGCATCCACAATACCTATCACTTGAAAATCTTGATTATCCATTGCCTAAGGATTTAGTTGAAGAGTATCGCGTAGAAAAAAATGCATTAAATGCTTTGGATCTCATTGATTATGAAAAAATGATTTCTGGGAAATGGAAATATCTGAAAGCCGTTTTTAATCTTGAAAAAGATAAGATCTATAAAGATAGAAATTTCAAAAAGTTTATAAAAGATAATGATAGCTGGCTCATTCCATATTGTGCATTTTGTGTATTAAGAGATAAGTATAAAACGCCCAATTTTAATGATTGGAAAACTCATAAAAAATATATTGCTGGAAAAATCTCTCCATTCTTTTCTGTAAAAAATAAAGAGTATGATAGCTCAATGCTTCATGCGTGGATTCAGTTCCAACTTCATAAACAATTAAAAGAAGCTGTTGATTATACTCATAGTTTAGGTGTTTCTCTTAAAGGGGATCTTCCGATTGGTATTTACCGGTATTCTGTTGAAGCATGGGCAGAGCCTGAATTATTTGGGATGGACTTCCAGGCTGGGGCACCGCCGGATCAATTCACTGAATTAGGCCAAAATTGGGAGTTTCCAACTTATAACTGGGAGGCGATGAAAGAGGATGACTACAGATGGTGGAAAAACAGGTTCAAGGCACTAGAGCAATATTTTGATGCTATGCGAATCGATCATATTCTAGGTTTTTTCAGAATATGGAGAATGCCTATTTCAGCAACCCAGGGTATTCTGGGATATTTTTATCCTGCTGTTCCTATCGTTGCAGACGAATTTAAAGCGTGGAATATTCCTTTTAATTTTGACAGGTATTGCAAGCCTTTTATCAATGATCAGATTCTCTGGAATTATTTTGGAGAAGAAAGCAGTAAGGCATTAGAATTTCTTAATAATAACTTTGACGGAACTTATTCATTTAAAGAGGAATTTGATTCCCAAAGAAAACTTTCAGATTATTTCAAGAAAAACCCGCAGGGTGCTCTGGAAGAAAAACTGATTTCACTCTGCGCGAATGTTCTCTTTGTAACGGAAGAGATAAATGGAGAAGTAGTTTATCATCTGAGGTTTAATGTGTATAGTACGGATTCATATCATTATTTATCAGACTGGGAGAAAAAAGCGATTTACGATTTATACCATGATTATTTCTTCAGAAGACAGGATCAGCTTTGGTATGAAGGAGCAATGGAAAAGCTTCCGGTTATTCTGAATGCGACCAAAATGCTTATCTGTGGTGAAGATTTAGGAATGGTTCCTGCTTGTGTTCCTGTGGTGATGGATGAGCTGGCTATTGTTGCATTGAAAGTTCAGCGTATGCCTGCTGAAAATATTCCATTCTACAATCCTAAAAATGCAAGCTACCTCAATGTTGTTACGGCATCTTCACATGATAGTTCAACGTTAAGGCAATGGTGGAAAGAAGATCCAGCTCTCACTCAGAAGTATTTTAATCAGCAATTGGGTCAGTACGGGTCAGCTCCTGAAGAGCTGAATGAGGATTTAGCGGAAATCATTATGAAACAGCATCTCTATAATGACGCCATGTTGGCTGTGTTTCCCATACAGGAATTTTTGGCAACCGATAGAGAACTTGTTAATCCAAAAATAGATAATGAGAGAATCAATAATCCAGCTGTTTTTCCTCATTACTGGAGGTACAGAATGCATCTGAACTTAGAAGATTTAAAAGAAAAGAAGGTTTTCAATCAGAAAATAAGTGACTGGGTCAGAGGAAGCGGTCGTTTATAA